One Brevibacterium spongiae DNA segment encodes these proteins:
- a CDS encoding peroxiredoxin — MTTQTQLAVGDIAPDFLLTDAEGRTVSKADFAGRSVILYFYPKAASPGCTIEACDFRDNLSALSAAGFEVLGISPDDTDSLREFAAEEGLTFSLLSDEGAAVARAYGSFGPKTIGEHTVLGTQRSTFVIGPDGTLTHAEYDVDARGHVARLRTQLLP; from the coding sequence ATGACCACCCAGACTCAGCTTGCCGTCGGAGATATCGCTCCGGACTTCCTGCTCACCGACGCCGAGGGGCGGACCGTGTCGAAGGCGGACTTCGCCGGCCGCAGCGTCATCCTCTACTTCTACCCGAAGGCGGCCTCGCCGGGCTGCACGATCGAGGCCTGCGATTTCCGGGACAATCTCTCTGCGCTCTCTGCCGCGGGATTCGAGGTGCTCGGCATCTCGCCCGATGACACGGATTCGCTCAGGGAATTCGCCGCCGAGGAGGGACTGACGTTCTCGCTGCTCTCCGATGAGGGTGCGGCGGTCGCACGGGCCTACGGCAGCTTCGGGCCCAAGACGATCGGCGAACACACGGTCCTGGGCACCCAGCGCTCGACCTTCGTCATCGGCCCCGACGGCACGCTCACGCACGCGGAATACGATGTCGACGCCCGCGGCCACGTCGCCCGCCTCCGCACCCAACTCCTCCCCTAA
- the allB gene encoding allantoinase AllB, which yields MSNDASFDLIIHAEKAVLPDGTGSVTIGVTDGKIAEIARGGQDLDAAASAGAKVVEVGADEVLLPGLVDSHVHVNDPGRAEWEGFASATRAAAAGGVTTIVDMPLNSLPPTVDVAALETKREVAAPKAFVDVGFWGGAIPGNTADLRPLHEAGVFGFKCFLEDSGVEEFPPLEPAEMQTDMAEIASFDSMLIVHAEDHEVMSAAPKNSGPKFADFLATRPREAENVAIGRVIDAARATGVRAHILHLSSADSLEQIAAAKAEGIRLTVETCPHYLVFTAEEIPDGATTHKCCPPIREESNREALWQGLIDGTIDCIVSDHSPSTAELKLLDTGDFGAAWGGISSLQLGLSLVWTEAAKRGIELTEVVRWMSSAPASVARVSNKGAIAEGNDADFAVFAPDEEWTVHATDLYHRNQISAYDARTVRGRVTSTVLRGTPVDFETPTGRLLQAR from the coding sequence GTGAGCAATGACGCCAGCTTCGACCTGATCATCCACGCCGAGAAGGCCGTGCTGCCCGATGGCACCGGCTCCGTGACGATCGGCGTCACGGATGGGAAGATCGCCGAGATCGCCCGCGGGGGACAGGATCTGGATGCAGCCGCCTCGGCGGGGGCGAAGGTCGTCGAGGTCGGAGCCGATGAGGTGCTGCTGCCGGGCCTCGTCGACTCGCACGTCCACGTCAACGATCCCGGCCGCGCTGAGTGGGAGGGCTTCGCCAGCGCCACGCGCGCCGCCGCGGCCGGGGGAGTGACGACGATCGTCGACATGCCGCTCAACTCGCTGCCGCCCACGGTCGACGTCGCAGCGCTGGAGACCAAGCGCGAGGTCGCCGCACCCAAGGCGTTCGTCGACGTCGGCTTCTGGGGCGGGGCGATCCCCGGCAACACCGCGGATCTGCGCCCCCTCCACGAGGCCGGAGTCTTCGGCTTCAAATGCTTCCTCGAGGACTCCGGGGTCGAGGAGTTCCCGCCGCTCGAGCCGGCGGAGATGCAGACGGACATGGCCGAGATCGCGTCTTTCGACTCGATGCTCATCGTCCACGCCGAAGACCACGAGGTCATGTCCGCGGCACCGAAGAACTCAGGACCGAAGTTCGCCGACTTCCTCGCTACGCGTCCGCGCGAGGCCGAGAACGTCGCGATCGGCCGGGTCATCGACGCCGCCCGAGCGACCGGAGTCCGGGCGCACATCCTCCACCTGTCCTCGGCGGATTCGCTCGAGCAGATCGCCGCGGCCAAGGCCGAGGGCATCAGGCTCACCGTCGAGACCTGCCCGCACTACCTCGTCTTCACCGCCGAGGAGATCCCCGACGGAGCAACGACGCACAAGTGCTGCCCGCCGATCCGCGAGGAATCGAACCGGGAAGCACTGTGGCAGGGGCTCATCGACGGCACGATCGACTGCATCGTCTCCGACCACTCGCCGTCGACGGCCGAACTCAAGCTGCTCGACACCGGCGACTTCGGAGCCGCATGGGGCGGAATCTCCTCGCTGCAGCTGGGGCTCTCGCTCGTGTGGACAGAGGCCGCCAAGCGCGGGATCGAACTCACCGAGGTGGTTCGCTGGATGTCGTCGGCACCGGCGTCGGTCGCCCGGGTGTCGAACAAGGGAGCGATCGCTGAGGGCAATGACGCGGACTTCGCCGTGTTCGCCCCCGACGAGGAGTGGACCGTCCACGCCACGGACCTCTACCACCGCAACCAGATCAGCGCCTACGATGCCCGCACCGTCCGAGGCCGCGTGACCTCGACCGTGCTGCGCGGGACTCCGGTGGACTTCGAGACCCCGACCGGCCGCCTCCTCCAAGCCCGCTGA
- a CDS encoding DUF559 domain-containing protein, with product MTTEKLYRLGFSKGDIRRGVNCCLRRIARGRYVATGSCEDARHEVIWAALSEEDFEEFGRQGDMRDEIEPLRVLIRTRAERIHSSSGRWRATKGREVFSHLSAALVHGLPIAYSAQTRVEVFRPNVSRKYRHLYVRNREIPSAHRKMLGIYAVTTMERTLIDIARDYDLDMSVPMLDEAIRRRLTTRPRLEAVLDECPESRGDAAVLRALNLTDGRREAPSESIAAVRFFEHGIAGFEPQVEFRDDRGEVIARVDFCHRDAKVIIEIDGLEKYTMDGRNPRESIAAEKTREAALEARGYKVIRLTFGELFRTAPFERILGVLASRLRTG from the coding sequence ATGACGACCGAGAAGCTGTACCGGCTGGGGTTTTCCAAGGGCGACATCCGACGCGGTGTGAACTGCTGCCTCAGGCGCATCGCCCGGGGGCGGTATGTGGCGACGGGTTCCTGCGAAGACGCACGGCACGAAGTCATCTGGGCCGCACTGAGCGAAGAGGACTTCGAGGAGTTCGGGCGCCAAGGCGATATGCGCGATGAGATCGAGCCTTTGCGCGTTCTCATCCGCACCCGCGCCGAACGGATCCACTCGTCGTCCGGGCGCTGGCGGGCGACGAAGGGGCGCGAGGTCTTCTCCCACCTCTCGGCCGCTCTCGTTCACGGCCTGCCGATCGCCTATTCGGCACAAACCCGGGTGGAGGTGTTCCGCCCCAACGTCAGTCGCAAGTACCGCCACCTCTACGTGCGCAACCGCGAGATCCCCTCGGCGCATCGGAAGATGCTCGGCATCTACGCGGTGACGACGATGGAGCGCACTCTCATCGACATCGCCCGCGACTACGACCTCGATATGTCGGTGCCGATGCTCGACGAGGCGATCCGCCGCCGACTGACCACCCGGCCCAGGTTGGAGGCGGTCCTCGACGAATGCCCCGAATCCCGCGGTGATGCGGCAGTCCTGCGTGCCCTCAACCTGACCGATGGGCGCCGGGAGGCGCCCTCGGAATCGATCGCTGCCGTCCGGTTCTTCGAGCACGGGATCGCAGGCTTCGAACCGCAGGTCGAGTTCCGCGATGACCGCGGTGAGGTGATTGCCCGCGTGGACTTCTGCCACCGCGACGCGAAGGTGATCATCGAGATCGACGGCCTGGAGAAGTACACGATGGACGGCCGGAATCCGCGGGAGAGCATTGCCGCGGAGAAGACGCGCGAAGCCGCTCTCGAGGCCAGGGGGTACAAGGTCATCCGTCTGACGTTCGGCGAGCTCTTCCGCACTGCGCCCTTCGAACGGATCCTCGGGGTCCTGGCCTCACGGCTGCGCACCGGATGA
- a CDS encoding glycerate kinase, with protein sequence MSYDASTHSASAHSSLTHAPRIVCAPDSFKGSASAPGAAAALARGARTAFPAADVAELPFADGGEGTLDALLAVWGTPPRTVDTVDALGRAASAAFGVSPDGRTAVIEAAQANGLPQVSDVPLQPERADTFGVGLIARAVLDLGVEEILLCIGGSASTDGGVGIAAALGARFTDASGTDVAPGGGGLAAIANVDTADLDPRARRVRWRIAVDVDNPLTGPRGAAAVFGPQKGADAESVTTLDAGLAHLAKVLTSSPGDAEALAATPGFGAAGGIPVVLTSLLGAEVVPGSTMVAETVGLASALAEADIVLTGEGSFDSQSLGGKVVAAVRDHAPASARVIVIAGRVGLSPAQCREAGITAALSIAPGPADLTTLSERAEALIEDAAAHACALVAAGSSTQ encoded by the coding sequence ATGAGCTACGACGCTTCGACACACTCCGCATCTGCCCATTCCTCTCTCACTCATGCCCCGAGGATCGTCTGCGCCCCTGATTCCTTCAAGGGTTCGGCCTCGGCACCGGGCGCTGCGGCCGCCTTGGCTCGCGGCGCCCGCACGGCCTTCCCTGCTGCCGACGTCGCCGAACTGCCCTTCGCCGACGGCGGGGAGGGCACCCTCGACGCACTGCTCGCGGTCTGGGGGACCCCGCCGCGCACGGTGGACACCGTCGATGCTCTGGGCAGGGCCGCCTCGGCGGCGTTCGGGGTCTCCCCTGATGGGAGGACCGCGGTCATCGAGGCGGCCCAGGCCAACGGGCTGCCCCAGGTCTCGGACGTGCCGCTGCAGCCCGAGCGCGCCGACACCTTCGGCGTCGGACTCATCGCCCGCGCCGTGCTCGACCTCGGCGTCGAGGAGATCCTGCTGTGCATCGGCGGCTCGGCGAGCACCGACGGCGGAGTCGGCATCGCCGCAGCCCTCGGCGCCCGCTTCACCGATGCCTCGGGCACCGACGTCGCCCCCGGCGGCGGAGGGCTGGCCGCGATCGCGAACGTCGACACCGCCGATCTCGATCCGCGGGCGCGTCGAGTGCGGTGGCGCATCGCCGTCGATGTCGACAATCCGCTCACCGGACCCCGCGGGGCCGCTGCCGTCTTCGGCCCCCAGAAGGGTGCCGACGCGGAATCCGTGACCACCCTCGATGCCGGGCTTGCCCACCTCGCCAAGGTGCTCACCTCCTCCCCCGGCGACGCCGAAGCCCTGGCCGCAACGCCGGGGTTCGGTGCCGCCGGCGGTATCCCGGTGGTGCTCACCTCGCTGCTGGGCGCCGAGGTCGTACCCGGATCGACCATGGTCGCCGAGACGGTGGGACTGGCTTCGGCCCTGGCCGAGGCCGATATCGTGCTCACCGGCGAAGGGTCGTTCGACTCGCAGTCCCTGGGCGGGAAGGTCGTTGCGGCCGTACGGGACCACGCCCCCGCCTCGGCGCGGGTGATCGTCATCGCCGGACGCGTCGGACTCTCCCCCGCGCAGTGCCGGGAGGCCGGGATCACGGCCGCGCTGTCGATCGCTCCGGGCCCGGCCGACCTGACCACCTTGTCCGAGCGCGCCGAAGCGCTCATCGAGGATGCGGCCGCGCATGCCTGCGCACTCGTGGCCGCCGGAAGCTCCACTCAATGA
- the uraD gene encoding 2-oxo-4-hydroxy-4-carboxy-5-ureidoimidazoline decarboxylase: MDLAEFNRLPAEAARNVLRPCLDVDRWIDTVVAARPFPDVDAALASARDDAGPLRTDEIDAAMSHHPRIGEKAKGDSAEAAHSSREQAGLGTLEADVQSQLAAGNAAYEERFDRVFLIRAAGRTPAEILSELQRRMDNTEADENAEVGEQLIQIAALRLEGILA; encoded by the coding sequence GTGGACCTGGCCGAGTTCAATCGACTCCCAGCTGAGGCAGCCCGGAATGTTCTGCGCCCCTGCCTCGACGTCGACCGTTGGATCGACACAGTCGTTGCGGCGCGTCCTTTCCCCGACGTCGACGCCGCCCTGGCTTCGGCGCGCGATGATGCCGGCCCACTGCGCACCGACGAGATCGACGCCGCCATGTCCCATCACCCGCGCATCGGCGAGAAGGCGAAGGGCGACAGCGCGGAGGCTGCCCACTCGAGCCGCGAGCAGGCCGGACTCGGCACCCTCGAAGCCGATGTGCAGTCGCAGCTGGCCGCCGGCAATGCCGCCTACGAAGAGCGCTTCGACCGGGTGTTCCTCATCCGCGCCGCCGGACGCACTCCTGCCGAGATCCTGTCCGAACTGCAGCGGCGCATGGACAACACCGAAGCGGACGAAAACGCCGAAGTCGGCGAACAGCTGATTCAGATCGCCGCCCTGAGACTCGAAGGAATCCTCGCATGA
- the pucL gene encoding factor-independent urate hydroxylase, translated as MSKVRLTSNQYGKAENRLMRVYRDTDRHEIRDLNVTSQLWGDFETAHTEGNNEHVVATDTQKNTVFAKAKELGVSSPEQFLIGLADHFTSSFDWVTGGRWEAEEYGWDRINDHKHSFFKSAPEVRTAVFTRDGDKDTLISGFNGLTVLKTTESGFVGYPKDKYTTLPETEDRILATDIATRWIYNTTDLDFEAVYTRVKEIILDSFTDHFSHALQHTLYQMGEKVIEAVPQIDEIRFSCPNKHHFLYDIERFGLENPNEVFIVADRPYGLIEATFTREGVDENKDAWAQIAGFC; from the coding sequence ATGAGCAAGGTCCGACTGACATCGAACCAGTACGGCAAGGCGGAGAACCGACTGATGCGGGTCTACCGCGACACCGACCGCCATGAGATCCGCGATCTCAACGTCACTTCGCAGCTGTGGGGCGACTTCGAGACCGCCCACACCGAAGGCAACAACGAACACGTCGTCGCCACCGACACGCAGAAGAACACCGTCTTCGCGAAGGCGAAGGAACTGGGCGTGAGTTCGCCCGAGCAGTTCCTCATCGGCCTGGCCGACCACTTCACATCCAGCTTCGACTGGGTCACCGGCGGACGCTGGGAGGCCGAGGAATACGGCTGGGATCGGATCAACGACCACAAGCACTCGTTCTTCAAGTCCGCCCCCGAGGTGCGCACCGCCGTGTTCACCCGCGACGGCGACAAAGACACCCTGATCTCGGGCTTCAACGGCCTCACCGTGCTCAAGACCACCGAATCGGGCTTCGTCGGATACCCGAAGGACAAGTACACGACCCTGCCGGAGACCGAGGACCGGATCCTCGCCACCGACATCGCGACCCGGTGGATCTACAACACCACCGACCTCGACTTCGAGGCCGTGTACACCCGTGTCAAGGAGATCATCCTCGACTCGTTCACCGACCACTTCTCCCACGCCCTGCAGCACACGCTCTACCAGATGGGTGAGAAGGTCATCGAGGCAGTGCCGCAGATCGACGAGATCCGCTTCTCCTGCCCGAACAAGCACCATTTCCTCTACGACATCGAGCGCTTCGGACTGGAGAACCCGAACGAGGTCTTCATCGTCGCCGATCGCCCGTACGGCCTCATCGAGGCCACCTTCACCCGCGAAGGCGTGGATGAGAACAAGGACGCATGGGCACAGATCGCAGGCTTCTGCTGA
- the gcl gene encoding glyoxylate carboligase, giving the protein MTRMRAVDAVVLILEKEGATETFGLPGAAINPLYSAMKAHGGIRHTLARHVEGASHMADGFTRSAPGNIGVCLGTSGPAGTDMITGLCAAAADSQPILCITGQAPVAVLDKEDFQAVDIASIAAPVTKMAKTVLEAGQVPGVFQAAFQLMRSARPGPVLIDLPIDVQQTEIDFDIDTYEPLAPAKPAATSAQAEKILDLIAEAKHPIIIAGGGIINADAADRLVEFAELTSIPVSPTLMGWGAIPDDHPLAAGMVGIQTHVRYGNASFLESDLVIGIGNRWANRHTGDLGVYREGRKFVHIDIEPTQIGRVFAPDYGVASDAGAALDALLTAARSRTSGLPDFTGWADECTARKSTEHRKTNFTEMPIKPQRVYQEMNQAFGKDVTYVSTIGLSQIAGAQMLHVYRPRHWINAGQAGPLGWTGPAALGVAKGKPGETVVALSGDYDFQFMIEELAVGAQHKIPYVHVVVNNSYLGLIRQSQRGFEMDYEVSLAFENINAAGSASSGYGVDHVAVAQGLGCKALRVEDPELIGEGLRVAKELMDEHQVPVVVEVILERVTNISMGAALDQINEFETLAQTPADAPTALTPMGQLATAE; this is encoded by the coding sequence ATGACACGCATGCGCGCAGTCGACGCCGTTGTGCTCATCCTCGAAAAGGAAGGCGCGACCGAGACCTTCGGCCTGCCGGGAGCGGCGATCAACCCGCTGTACTCGGCGATGAAGGCCCACGGCGGAATCCGCCACACCCTGGCCCGCCACGTCGAGGGAGCCTCCCATATGGCCGACGGCTTTACCCGTTCGGCACCAGGCAACATCGGAGTCTGCCTGGGGACCTCGGGCCCTGCCGGCACCGACATGATCACCGGCCTCTGCGCCGCGGCAGCGGACTCCCAGCCGATCCTGTGCATCACCGGCCAAGCCCCGGTCGCCGTGCTCGACAAAGAGGACTTCCAAGCCGTCGACATCGCCTCCATCGCCGCCCCGGTGACGAAGATGGCCAAGACGGTGCTCGAGGCCGGGCAGGTTCCCGGAGTCTTCCAGGCGGCATTCCAGCTCATGCGCTCGGCCCGGCCCGGACCCGTGCTCATCGACCTGCCCATCGACGTGCAGCAGACCGAGATCGATTTCGACATCGACACCTACGAACCCCTCGCACCAGCAAAGCCGGCAGCGACCTCGGCGCAGGCGGAGAAGATCCTCGACCTCATCGCCGAGGCGAAGCATCCGATCATCATCGCCGGCGGCGGAATCATCAATGCGGATGCGGCCGATCGCCTCGTCGAATTCGCCGAGCTCACCTCGATCCCGGTCTCACCGACGCTCATGGGCTGGGGCGCGATCCCCGATGATCACCCGCTGGCCGCGGGCATGGTCGGCATCCAGACGCACGTGCGCTACGGCAATGCCAGCTTCTTGGAATCCGACCTCGTCATCGGCATCGGCAACCGCTGGGCCAACCGTCACACCGGGGACCTCGGCGTCTACCGAGAGGGCCGGAAGTTCGTCCACATCGACATCGAACCCACCCAGATCGGACGCGTCTTCGCCCCCGACTACGGCGTCGCCTCCGATGCCGGGGCCGCCCTCGACGCACTGCTGACCGCCGCGCGATCACGGACGAGCGGACTGCCGGACTTCACCGGCTGGGCCGACGAATGCACGGCGCGGAAGTCGACCGAACACCGGAAGACGAACTTCACCGAGATGCCGATCAAACCGCAGCGCGTCTACCAGGAGATGAACCAGGCCTTCGGCAAGGACGTCACCTATGTCTCTACGATCGGGCTCAGCCAGATCGCCGGAGCCCAGATGCTGCATGTCTATCGGCCCCGCCACTGGATCAACGCCGGCCAGGCCGGGCCGCTGGGCTGGACCGGGCCCGCGGCACTCGGCGTGGCCAAGGGCAAACCCGGCGAGACCGTCGTCGCCCTGTCGGGGGACTATGACTTCCAGTTCATGATCGAAGAGCTCGCCGTCGGCGCTCAGCACAAGATCCCGTACGTCCATGTGGTCGTCAACAACTCCTATCTCGGACTCATCCGCCAGTCCCAGCGCGGATTCGAGATGGACTACGAGGTGTCGCTGGCGTTCGAGAACATCAACGCCGCAGGTTCCGCGTCGTCCGGATACGGGGTCGATCACGTGGCCGTGGCCCAAGGGCTCGGATGCAAGGCGCTGCGGGTCGAAGACCCCGAACTCATCGGTGAAGGACTGCGGGTCGCCAAGGAGCTCATGGATGAGCACCAGGTGCCCGTGGTCGTCGAGGTCATCCTCGAGCGTGTCACGAACATCTCGATGGGTGCGGCGCTCGATCAGATCAACGAGTTCGAGACCCTCGCTCAGACGCCAGCGGATGCCCCGACGGCGCTGACGCCGATGGGGCAGCTGGCCACGGCAGAATAG
- the uraH gene encoding hydroxyisourate hydrolase: MSFITAHALDSTVGTPAADLEVTLYDGAEVIVSAHTDDNGRVSDFGPDHLEPGDYRIVFGTGAYFAARDMDHFHPVVTIDFTVQAGQEHYHIPLLLSPFAYSTYRGS, from the coding sequence ATGAGCTTCATCACCGCCCACGCACTCGACTCGACCGTCGGCACCCCCGCCGCAGATCTCGAAGTCACGCTCTATGACGGCGCCGAGGTCATCGTCTCGGCCCACACCGACGACAACGGGCGGGTCTCCGACTTCGGCCCCGACCACCTCGAACCCGGCGACTACCGGATCGTCTTCGGCACCGGCGCCTACTTCGCCGCCCGGGACATGGACCACTTCCACCCGGTCGTCACCATCGACTTCACCGTCCAGGCCGGACAGGAGCACTATCACATCCCGCTGCTGCTGAGCCCCTTCGCCTACAGCACCTACCGCGGCAGCTGA